In Electrophorus electricus isolate fEleEle1 chromosome 1, fEleEle1.pri, whole genome shotgun sequence, a single window of DNA contains:
- the psmd12 gene encoding 26S proteasome non-ATPase regulatory subunit 12 yields MSEDRSERADGKIVKMEIDYSATVDQRLPECEKMAKEGKLQEAVESLLSLEKQTRTASDMVSTSRILVAIVQMCYEAKDWDALNENIMLLSKRRSQLKQAVAKMVQECYKYVDEVSDLTLKLRLIDTLRTVTAGKIYVEIERARLTKTLASIKEQSGEVKEAASILQELQVETYGSMEKKEKVEFILEQMRLCIAVKDYIRTQIISKKINTKFFQEEGTEESKLKYYNLMIQVDQHEGSYLSICKHYRAIYDTPCILEDSSKWQQALKSVVLYVVLSPYDNEQSDLVHRISADKKLEEIPKYKDLLKQFTTMELMRWSSLVEDYGKELREGSAENPATDVFTYSEEGEKRWMDLKNRVVEHNIRIMAKYYTRITMKRMAGLLDLSIDESEEFLSNLVVNKTIYAKVDRLAGIINFQRPKDPNDLLNDWSHKLNSLMSLVNKTTHLIAKEEMIHNLQ; encoded by the exons ATGTCTGAGGACAGGTCTGAGAGAGCGGACGGCAAGATTGTGAAGATGGAGATCGATTATAGCGCCACTGTGGATCAGCGGCTCCCCGAGTGCGAGAAAATGGCGAAA GAAGGGAAGCTTCAGGAAGCCGTTGAAAGCCTGCTGtctttggaaaaacaaacaaggacg GCGTCAGATATGGTGTCCACATCCAGGATCTTGGTGGCCATCGTGCAGATGTGCTATGAGGCTAAAGACTGGGACGCCCTCAATGAGAACATCATGCTGTTATCCAAGAGAAGGAGTCAGCTGAAACAA GCTGTTGCCAAGATGGTGCAGGAATGTTACAAATATGTGGACGAAGTTAGTGATCTGACTTTAAAACTGAGGCTCATCGACACACTCAGAACGGTCACTGCTGGAAAG ATCTATGTGGAGATTGAGCGTGCCAGACTCACAAAGACGCTGGCCAGCATTAAAGAGCAGAGTGGGGAGGTGAAGGAGGCAGCTTCCATTCTCCAGGAGCTTCAG gTGGAGACTTATGGTTCCatggagaagaaggagaaggtgGAGTTCATTCTGGAGCAGATGAGGTTGTGCATAGCTGTCAAAGACTACATTCGCACACAGATCATCAGCAAGAAGATCAACACCAAGTTCTTCCAGGAAGAGGGTACTGAG GAGTCTAAGCTGAAGTACTACAACCTAATGATTCAAGTTGATCAACACGAAGGCTCTTACCTCTCTATATGCAAACACTACCGGGCCATTTATGACACTCCCTGCATCCTGGAGGACAGCTCCAAATGGCAGCAG GCCTTGAAGAGTGTTGTTCTGTATGTTGTTCTATCACCATATGACAACGAACAATCTGATCTGGTTCATCGAATCAGCGCAGACAAGAAACTGGAAGAAATTCCCAAATACAA GGATCTCCTGAAGCAGTTCACCACCATGGAGCTCATGCGCTGGTCCTCCCTGGTGGAGGACTATGGGAAGGAACTGCGCGAGGGCTCAGCGGAGAATCCCGCCACAGACGTCTTCACTTACtcggaggagggagagaagagatggaTGGACCTGAAAAATAGAGTGGTGGAGCAT AACATAAGAATTATGGCCAAATATTATACAAGAATCACAATGAAGAGAATGGCTGGACTTCTCGACCTATCCATTGAT GAGTCTGAGGAGTTCCTGTCTAACCTGGTGGTGAACAAGACCATATACGCCAAAGTGGACCGGCTTGCTGGTATCATCAACTTCCAGAGGCCCAAAGACCCCAATGATCTGCTGAATGACTGGTCACACAAACTGAACTCTCTCATGTCGCTTGTGAACAAAACTACCCACCTCATCGCAAAAGAGGAGATGATCCACAATCTGCAGTAG
- the ppp1r12c gene encoding protein phosphatase 1 regulatory subunit 12C isoform X3, which yields MGDAAKSQRREQLKRWYGSCTDKEPAVPRRRWRGDGDGEARDCGPVRQPLKRRVRFERTAEFLAVCASGDTEEAKEMLNETWAKNSKDETLTENLVNSSNADGITALHQACIDGSLEVVAFLLSQGANVNQVDSEGWTPLHVAASCGNLEIAEYLLEQGASLSAVNCDGDVPVDIAEDEAMEAVLHVYTLKQGVDLEVAKRLEEELIMRDARGWLADGPPTDLRHPRTGATPLHVAAAKGYLEAIKLLCQCGLDVSAKDWDGWTPLHAAAHWCQNEACSLLAEQLCDMEAHSNGGQTPFDVADESVKPLLEELSKRQANWRTEQATNDKQNAQASSNGNAANKKRRSSVCRMSSREKMSVQDQSKERGVSGGLELNEERESSPESSTMSSPDTESVTTSTVIPPEKTPDEREAAEREQERESRTARVPPTVQRSDSGAESPGGTSADGRKFQAPLRDEESESQRKARSRLLRQSRRSTQGVTLTDLKEAERTISRTLEPQHNLQSLSPVVTITPAERDQEPGKVSGSESESKLGVRDRRRARRERRSTGKGTIGETEDLDVNEPVQADGTSRDPQAGDARLPSSLDFRKLYLDVLKENTALREKLQETQLQLSESKVELERLRQSQENGCERPALLELERFEKKALERKASELEDELKVLIDLRADNQRLKDENAALIRVISKLSR from the exons ATGGGCGACGCAGCGAAATCCCAGCGTCGAGAGCAGTTAAAACGGTGGTACGGATCTTGCACGGACAAGGAGCCTGCGGTGCCGAGGAGACGCTGGCGGGGTGACGGGGATGGCGAAGCTCGGGACTGCGGACCGGTCCGGCAGCCGCTTAAGAGAAG AGTTCGATTCGAGAGAACGGCAGAATTCTTGGCTGTGTGTGCCAGTGGCGACACCGAGGAGGCCAAGGAGATGCTGAACGAGACGTGGGCGAAAAATAGCAAAGACGAGACTTTGACTGAGAATCTGGTCAACAGTTCCAACGCTGACGGAATCACTGCTTTGCACCAG GCGTGTATCGATGGCAGTTTGGAGGTGGTGGCCTTCCTCCTGTCTCAGGGTGCTAACGTGAACCAGGTGGACAGTGAGGGCTGGACCCCGCTGCACGTGGCAGCATCCTGTGGAAACCTGGAGATTGCTGA ATACTTACTAGAGCAGGGTGCATCCCTGAGTGCAGTGAACTGTGACGGTGATGTACCAGTAGACATCGCGGAAGACGAAGCCATGGAAGCAGTCCTGCATGTCTATACCCTAAAACAGG GTGTGGACCTGGAGGTGGCTAAGCggttggaggaggagctgattaTGCGTGATGCTCGTGGTTGGCTCGCGGACGGCCCACCCACTGATCTACGCCACCCCAGAACTGGGGCCACACCCCTCCACGTTGCTGCTGCCAAGGGCTACCTGGAGGCCATCAA gttgctgtgtcagtgtgggctggatgtgtctgctaaggACTGGGACGGCTGGACTCCGCTCCATGCCGCCGCGCACTGGTGCCAGAATGAGGCCTGCTCTCTGCTTGCCGAGCAGCTCTGTGACATGGAGGCCCACAGCAATGGG ggtCAGACTCCATTTGATGTGGCTGACGAAAGTGTGAAGCCCTTGTTGGAGGAGCTGTCTAAGAGGCAAGCCAAT TGGCGAACAGAACAGGCAACAAACGATAAACAGAACGCACAAGCATCCAGCAACGGCAACGCTGCAAATAAAAAACGCAG GAGCTCTGTGTGTAGGATGAGCAGCCGTGAGAAGATGAGTGTACAGGATCAGTCCAAAGAGCGCGGCGTCTCTGGAGGGCTGGAGCTcaacgaagagagagagagcagtccgG AGAGCTCCACAATGTCGAGTCCAGATACGGAGAGTGTCACTACCTCTACAGTAATCCCCCCTGAAAAG acccctgaTGAGCGCGAAGCAGcggagagggagcaggagcgAGAGAGTCGCACTGCCCGCGTCCCACCCACCGTGCAGAGGAGCGACTCGGGTGCTGAAAGCCCTGGTGGTACTTCTGCTGACGGCAGGAA GTTCCAGGCTCCACTGCGAGATGAGGAGTCAGAGTCTCAGAGAAAAGCTCGCTCACGTCTCCTGCGCCAGTCACGCCGCTCCACTCAG GGCGTGACCCTGACTGACCTCAAAGAGGCAGAGCGAACCATTAGCAGGACCTTAGAACCACAGCACAATCTTCAGTCCTTGAGCCCTGTCGTCACGATAACGCCAGCTGAGAGAG ACCAGGAACCTGGGAAGGTGTCAGGatcagagagcgagagcaaaCTGGGAGTGAGGGATCGGAGAAGAGCCAGGAGGGAGAGGCGATCCACCGGAAAAGGCACGATAGGCGAG ACTGAAGACTTGGATGTGAATGAGCCTGTACAAGCAGATGGCACTTCAAG GGATCCTCAAGCAGGAGATGCCAGATTGCCATCATCACTGGATTTTAGGAA gttataTTTGGATGTGTTGAAGGAGAACACTGCTTTGAGGGAGAAGCTCCAGGAAACACAGCTGCAGCTCAGTGAGAGCAAAGTGGAGCTGGAACGACTCCGACag AGTCAGGAGAATGGCTGTGAGCGCCCTGCTCTACTGGAGCTGGAGAGATTT GAGAAGAAGGCACTTGAGAGAAAAGCATCAGAGCTGGAGGATGAGCTCAAG GTTCTGATTGACCTGCGTGCCGATAACCAGCGTCTGAAAGATGAGAACGCCGCCCTCATCCGTGTCATCAGCAAGCTCTCCAGATGA
- the ppp1r12c gene encoding protein phosphatase 1 regulatory subunit 12C isoform X2 — MGDAAKSQRREQLKRWYGSCTDKEPAVPRRRWRGDGDGEARDCGPVRQPLKRRVRFERTAEFLAVCASGDTEEAKEMLNETWAKNSKDETLTENLVNSSNADGITALHQACIDGSLEVVAFLLSQGANVNQVDSEGWTPLHVAASCGNLEIAEYLLEQGASLSAVNCDGDVPVDIAEDEAMEAVLHVYTLKQGVDLEVAKRLEEELIMRDARGWLADGPPTDLRHPRTGATPLHVAAAKGYLEAIKLLCQCGLDVSAKDWDGWTPLHAAAHWCQNEACSLLAEQLCDMEAHSNGGQTPFDVADESVKPLLEELSKRQANWRTEQATNDKQNAQASSNGNAANKKRRSSVCRMSSREKMSVQDQSKERGVSGGLELNEERESSPESSTMSSPDTESVTTSTVIPPEKTPDEREAAEREQERESRTARVPPTVQRSDSGAESPGGTSADGRKFQAPLRDEESESQRKARSRLLRQSRRSTQGVTLTDLKEAERTISRTLEPQHNLQSLSPVVTITPAERDQEPGKVSGSESESKLGVRDRRRARRERRSTGKGTIGETEDLDVNEPVQADGTSRDPQAGDARLPSSLDFRKLYLDVLKENTALREKLQETQLQLSESKVELERLRQSQENGCERPALLELERFEKKALERKASELEDELKVLIDLRADNQRLKDENAALIRVISKLSR, encoded by the exons ATGGGCGACGCAGCGAAATCCCAGCGTCGAGAGCAGTTAAAACGGTGGTACGGATCTTGCACGGACAAGGAGCCTGCGGTGCCGAGGAGACGCTGGCGGGGTGACGGGGATGGCGAAGCTCGGGACTGCGGACCGGTCCGGCAGCCGCTTAAGAGAAG AGTTCGATTCGAGAGAACGGCAGAATTCTTGGCTGTGTGTGCCAGTGGCGACACCGAGGAGGCCAAGGAGATGCTGAACGAGACGTGGGCGAAAAATAGCAAAGACGAGACTTTGACTGAGAATCTGGTCAACAGTTCCAACGCTGACGGAATCACTGCTTTGCACCAG GCGTGTATCGATGGCAGTTTGGAGGTGGTGGCCTTCCTCCTGTCTCAGGGTGCTAACGTGAACCAGGTGGACAGTGAGGGCTGGACCCCGCTGCACGTGGCAGCATCCTGTGGAAACCTGGAGATTGCTGA ATACTTACTAGAGCAGGGTGCATCCCTGAGTGCAGTGAACTGTGACGGTGATGTACCAGTAGACATCGCGGAAGACGAAGCCATGGAAGCAGTCCTGCATGTCTATACCCTAAAACAGG GTGTGGACCTGGAGGTGGCTAAGCggttggaggaggagctgattaTGCGTGATGCTCGTGGTTGGCTCGCGGACGGCCCACCCACTGATCTACGCCACCCCAGAACTGGGGCCACACCCCTCCACGTTGCTGCTGCCAAGGGCTACCTGGAGGCCATCAA gttgctgtgtcagtgtgggctggatgtgtctgctaaggACTGGGACGGCTGGACTCCGCTCCATGCCGCCGCGCACTGGTGCCAGAATGAGGCCTGCTCTCTGCTTGCCGAGCAGCTCTGTGACATGGAGGCCCACAGCAATGGG ggtCAGACTCCATTTGATGTGGCTGACGAAAGTGTGAAGCCCTTGTTGGAGGAGCTGTCTAAGAGGCAAGCCAAT TGGCGAACAGAACAGGCAACAAACGATAAACAGAACGCACAAGCATCCAGCAACGGCAACGCTGCAAATAAAAAACGCAG GAGCTCTGTGTGTAGGATGAGCAGCCGTGAGAAGATGAGTGTACAGGATCAGTCCAAAGAGCGCGGCGTCTCTGGAGGGCTGGAGCTcaacgaagagagagagagcagtccgG AGAGCTCCACAATGTCGAGTCCAGATACGGAGAGTGTCACTACCTCTACAGTAATCCCCCCTGAAAAG acccctgaTGAGCGCGAAGCAGcggagagggagcaggagcgAGAGAGTCGCACTGCCCGCGTCCCACCCACCGTGCAGAGGAGCGACTCGGGTGCTGAAAGCCCTGGTGGTACTTCTGCTGACGGCAGGAA GTTCCAGGCTCCACTGCGAGATGAGGAGTCAGAGTCTCAGAGAAAAGCTCGCTCACGTCTCCTGCGCCAGTCACGCCGCTCCACTCAG GGCGTGACCCTGACTGACCTCAAAGAGGCAGAGCGAACCATTAGCAGGACCTTAGAACCACAGCACAATCTTCAGTCCTTGAGCCCTGTCGTCACGATAACGCCAGCTGAGAGAG ACCAGGAACCTGGGAAGGTGTCAGGatcagagagcgagagcaaaCTGGGAGTGAGGGATCGGAGAAGAGCCAGGAGGGAGAGGCGATCCACCGGAAAAGGCACGATAGGCGAG ACTGAAGACTTGGATGTGAATGAGCCTGTACAAGCAGATGGCACTTCAAG GGATCCTCAAGCAGGAGATGCCAGATTGCCATCATCACTGGATTTTAGGAAG ttataTTTGGATGTGTTGAAGGAGAACACTGCTTTGAGGGAGAAGCTCCAGGAAACACAGCTGCAGCTCAGTGAGAGCAAAGTGGAGCTGGAACGACTCCGACag AGTCAGGAGAATGGCTGTGAGCGCCCTGCTCTACTGGAGCTGGAGAGATTT GAGAAGAAGGCACTTGAGAGAAAAGCATCAGAGCTGGAGGATGAGCTCAAG GTTCTGATTGACCTGCGTGCCGATAACCAGCGTCTGAAAGATGAGAACGCCGCCCTCATCCGTGTCATCAGCAAGCTCTCCAGATGA